A part of Antechinus flavipes isolate AdamAnt ecotype Samford, QLD, Australia chromosome 6, AdamAnt_v2, whole genome shotgun sequence genomic DNA contains:
- the LOC127540464 gene encoding olfactory receptor 4X2-like, whose translation MLPTSNVTEFIFLGLSSKQEVQRVCFVVFLLMYTAIVLGNSLIVLTIKSSKSLGSPMYFFLSHLSFVEICYSSTTSPKLIVDLLVKKKTISLEGCITQLFFMHFFGGIEIFLLTVMAYDRCVAICKPLHYMTIMSQQMCGLLLGVSWMGGFLHSIAQILLMFRLPFCGPNVIDHYFCDLLPLLELACTDTYFIGQLIVVNGGSLSLISFGVLLTSYAVILVHLRGHSKEGRQKALSTCASHITVVVLFFGPCIFIYMRPSTTFSVDKMVAVFYTVITPLLNPVIYSLRNAEVKNAMRKLWFRTLKQNEK comes from the coding sequence ATGCTGCCAACCAGCAATGTGACAGAATTCATTTTTCTAGGACTCTCTTCCAAACAAGAAGTCCAGAGGGTTTGCTTTGTAGTGTTTCTGCTCATGTATACGGCTATAGTGTTGGGGAATTCTCTCATAGTGTTAACTATCAAATCCAGCAAAAGCCTTGGCTCTCCTATGTATTTCTTCCTCAGTCATCTCTCCTTTGTGGAGATCTGTTATTCTTCCACTACGTCTCCCAAACTCATTGTGGATTTActtgttaaaaagaaaaccatctcCCTAGAGGGCTGTATCACACAGCTATTCTTTATGCATTTCTTTGGTGGTATTGAAATTTTCCTACTCACAGTGATGGCCTATGACAGGTGCGTGGCCATATGTAAACCTCTACACTATATGACAATCATGAGCCAGCAGATGTGTGGGCTCCTGTTGGGTGTGTCCTGGATGGGTGGTTTCCTCCACTCAATTGCCCAAATTCTCCTCATGTTCCGTTTACCCTTCTGTGGCCCCAATGTGATTGACCACTATTTCTGTGACCTGCTCCCTCTGCTGGAACTTGCCTGCACTGACACTTACTTCATAGGCCAGCTCATTGTGGTTAATGGTGGGAGCCTTTCACTGATTAGTTTTGGGGTTCTCCTTACCTCTTATGCTGTTATCTTGGTGCACCTGAGAGGGCACAGCAAGGAGGGACGCCAAAAGGCTCTCTCCACCTGTGCCTCACACATTACTGTGGTCGTCTTATTCTTTGGGCCCTGCATCTTCATTTATATGCGACCCTCCACCACATTTTCTGTTGACAAAATGGTGGCCGTATTCTACACAGTGATCACCCCGCTCTTGAACCCAGTTATCTACTCCTTAAGAAATGCTGAAGTGAAGAATGCCATGAGGAAATTGTGGTTCAGGACactgaaacaaaatgagaaatga